In Candidatus Eremiobacteraceae bacterium, a genomic segment contains:
- a CDS encoding AAA family ATPase: protein MIGRPVRCRTFVGRRAELATLNQARKSLVKSAGSFVLVSGEAGIGKTRLLAEFLDHARNRREIAIVKTECLQGAQATLGPVRALLRELLGVVAIAELPRKIWHALAQVIPDSLSRDSNAATSDVVLEKDQLFATLLAFLRIVCSKRATVLSVEDVHWSDESTLQFLGYVALRQEQLRLLVIATYRNDEMESNPSLLASMAPLLRAPASVRISLEPFGPGDVRAVIDGTLDGHRTIPDAVARDIERRSEGNPFFVEELVKDFIERDVAGRSSTRLPASIRSMIAHRLAELTPATRDVLNRAAVLGQRFDPAVLALVMECDAAAIVPALREARDHNLLVDSGPGRLSCRFRHALTRQTIYDGVPAFETRSLHERIVQTLEETDSNAHIEELAYHAWEAGDARRIVRYNERAGDTAFSMRALPEALMYFERALEKAASPGDRAALFERIGALERLQGHYHRARDSFESAVAIRLDLHQYDAAAMLAASVAGQRYNVGDQNAREYAEQFLTMHGAKMGSAARDFLRVVMARLASAFCDFQSAERLVDAVSDPEALAPAARQNYLIVRLMRATYADDVKAWKRSAEQVDQLLPHLAPEAVVSIEGALALTGIFLGANEHIERALARADSVEREWGFRAHRLYATATRASYAFQRGRLAEASACVEEVAANLDVYPPRRIAGAVAAHLAIAFGDDALWKRFDTKILHDARERLEDPDCVYILGAHAAIAANDGAPEQAQADLRAALGTLAYASPEATHVLLNAARYLPLDELAAVESIALASARSEGETSRA, encoded by the coding sequence TGGGGCCTGTGCGCGCGTTGCTGCGCGAACTCCTCGGTGTCGTCGCGATCGCCGAACTGCCGCGCAAGATCTGGCACGCGCTCGCACAAGTCATACCCGATAGTCTGTCTCGCGACAGCAACGCCGCTACGTCAGATGTCGTCCTCGAAAAAGATCAGCTCTTTGCGACGCTGCTCGCTTTCCTGCGCATTGTCTGTTCCAAACGCGCGACCGTGCTCTCCGTGGAAGACGTGCATTGGTCGGATGAATCGACGCTGCAGTTCCTCGGCTACGTCGCCCTGCGCCAAGAACAACTGCGCCTGCTCGTCATCGCGACGTATCGCAACGATGAAATGGAGAGCAACCCGTCGCTGCTTGCTTCGATGGCGCCGCTGCTTCGCGCTCCGGCCTCAGTCCGGATCTCGCTCGAACCGTTCGGCCCGGGCGACGTTCGCGCGGTGATCGACGGCACGCTCGATGGCCATCGCACTATTCCGGATGCCGTCGCACGCGACATCGAACGAAGAAGTGAGGGCAACCCGTTCTTTGTCGAGGAGTTGGTGAAGGACTTCATAGAGCGGGATGTCGCTGGAAGATCTTCGACGCGGCTGCCGGCATCCATCCGGTCGATGATCGCTCACCGCCTCGCCGAACTCACGCCGGCGACCCGAGATGTGCTCAATCGCGCTGCGGTGCTCGGTCAGCGCTTCGACCCCGCGGTTCTCGCGCTCGTCATGGAATGCGACGCGGCCGCGATCGTACCCGCGCTGCGCGAGGCTCGCGACCACAATCTCTTGGTCGATTCGGGACCGGGCCGATTGAGCTGCCGCTTTCGCCACGCGCTCACACGTCAGACGATCTACGACGGCGTGCCGGCGTTCGAAACGCGCAGCCTGCACGAACGCATAGTGCAAACGCTCGAAGAGACCGATTCGAACGCACACATCGAAGAACTCGCGTATCACGCGTGGGAGGCGGGGGACGCTCGGCGGATCGTTCGCTACAACGAGCGCGCCGGCGACACCGCGTTCTCGATGCGCGCGCTGCCGGAGGCGCTTATGTATTTCGAGCGTGCGCTCGAAAAGGCCGCGTCGCCCGGCGACCGGGCTGCGCTCTTCGAGCGCATCGGCGCGCTCGAACGCCTGCAGGGCCACTATCACCGCGCTCGCGACAGCTTCGAATCGGCCGTCGCTATCCGGCTCGATCTGCACCAGTACGATGCGGCAGCGATGCTTGCCGCCAGCGTCGCCGGTCAGCGCTACAACGTCGGCGACCAGAACGCGCGGGAATATGCGGAGCAATTTCTTACGATGCATGGCGCGAAGATGGGCTCGGCCGCCCGCGACTTCTTGCGCGTGGTCATGGCCCGCCTCGCAAGCGCATTTTGCGATTTTCAATCCGCGGAGCGTCTTGTCGATGCGGTCTCAGACCCCGAAGCGCTTGCGCCCGCGGCGCGCCAGAACTACCTCATCGTCCGGCTTATGCGGGCGACCTATGCCGACGATGTGAAGGCGTGGAAACGGAGCGCCGAGCAGGTCGATCAGCTGTTGCCGCACCTCGCACCCGAAGCGGTGGTGAGCATCGAAGGCGCGCTCGCGCTCACCGGCATTTTCTTAGGCGCCAACGAGCACATCGAGCGCGCGCTCGCACGCGCCGACAGCGTCGAACGCGAATGGGGATTTCGAGCTCATCGGCTCTACGCGACCGCGACCCGAGCTTCGTATGCATTTCAGCGCGGCCGGCTTGCCGAAGCCAGCGCGTGCGTGGAAGAGGTCGCCGCGAATCTGGACGTGTACCCGCCGCGCCGCATCGCCGGCGCGGTCGCGGCACATCTCGCCATCGCGTTCGGCGATGACGCGCTTTGGAAACGGTTCGATACGAAGATCCTCCATGATGCGCGTGAACGCCTCGAAGATCCCGACTGCGTCTACATCCTCGGCGCGCACGCCGCAATCGCGGCTAACGACGGCGCCCCCGAGCAGGCGCAGGCCGATCTTCGAGCCGCACTGGGAACGCTCGCGTACGCATCGCCCGAGGCGACGCACGTGCTGCTGAACGCCGCGCGGTATCTCCCGCTGGATGAACTCGCGGCTGTCGAGTCGATCGCGCTCGCCTCAGCGCGATCGGAGGGTGAGACATCGCGTGCGAA